The Marivivens sp. LCG002 genome contains a region encoding:
- a CDS encoding ETC complex I subunit, producing the protein MRARIYRPAKTAMSSGTAKTKAWVLEFAPASAREVDPLMGWTSSDDTQSQVKLKFETKEAAIEYASENGIEFVVQEPHSRKPNLRAGGYGENFATNRRGAWTH; encoded by the coding sequence ATGCGTGCACGAATCTATCGCCCTGCAAAAACTGCTATGTCGTCCGGCACCGCCAAGACCAAGGCTTGGGTGCTTGAATTTGCGCCTGCGAGCGCGCGCGAAGTTGACCCGCTGATGGGATGGACATCGAGCGACGACACCCAGAGCCAGGTCAAGCTCAAGTTCGAGACCAAAGAAGCTGCGATCGAATATGCGAGCGAGAACGGCATCGAATTCGTGGTTCAAGAGCCGCACAGCCGCAAGCCGAACCTTCGCGCTGGTGGCTATGGTGAAAACTTTGCCACCAACCGTCGTGGCGCCTGGACACATTGA
- a CDS encoding triose-phosphate isomerase, whose product MSQVWIGTSWKMNKTLAEAKVFAEGLLSTDASADTRIQRFVIPPFTLVREVKTMLADTTVKVGAQNMHWADQGAWTGEVSPLMLKDCQLDIVEIGHSERREFFGETDETVGLKVEAAVRHGLIPLICIGETLEEREGGRATDVLAAQVRAALGRLSQDQKTAQILLAYEPVWAIGANGIPASSDYADDRQAEIIAVAQEVLGRRVPCLYGGSVNPQNCEELIGCPHIDGLFIGRSAWDVRGYLDILAKCAAVI is encoded by the coding sequence ATGTCGCAAGTCTGGATCGGCACCAGCTGGAAAATGAACAAGACCCTTGCCGAGGCAAAGGTCTTTGCTGAAGGGCTCCTGTCTACGGATGCGTCCGCAGACACGCGTATCCAGCGGTTTGTCATCCCGCCTTTTACTTTGGTGCGCGAGGTCAAAACGATGCTCGCCGATACCACCGTCAAGGTCGGTGCGCAGAATATGCATTGGGCCGATCAAGGCGCTTGGACAGGGGAAGTGTCACCCTTGATGCTCAAGGATTGTCAGCTCGATATTGTCGAGATCGGGCACTCGGAGCGACGAGAATTTTTCGGCGAGACGGATGAGACGGTTGGCCTCAAGGTCGAAGCGGCGGTGCGGCACGGGCTTATTCCGTTGATCTGTATCGGGGAGACACTCGAAGAGCGCGAGGGCGGTCGTGCAACTGATGTCTTGGCCGCTCAGGTGCGCGCCGCACTGGGCAGGCTTTCGCAGGATCAAAAAACCGCCCAGATCCTTTTGGCCTATGAACCCGTTTGGGCCATAGGCGCAAACGGCATTCCCGCCAGCAGTGACTATGCCGACGATCGTCAGGCCGAGATCATCGCCGTCGCACAAGAGGTTCTCGGGCGCCGTGTCCCTTGTCTCTATGGGGGGTCGGTGAACCCGCAAAACTGCGAAGAGCTTATCGGATGCCCCCATATCGACGGGTTGTTTATCGGGCGGTCCGCTTGGGACGTCAGGGGCTATCTCGACATTTTGGCCAAATGCGCGGCCGTTATCTAA
- a CDS encoding RpiB/LacA/LacB family sugar-phosphate isomerase: MRIAVAGDSAGGGLAKVLADHLASRFDVTFFTMADLGAEFYANLSENVASAVVDGKFDKAILVCGTGIGVCIAANKVPGIRAAQTHDTYSAGKAATSNNAQIITMGARVIGAELAKEIVDTFLSKSFDEAGSSASNVKAINDMDAKFNARS; the protein is encoded by the coding sequence ATGAGAATTGCGGTTGCGGGAGACAGTGCGGGTGGCGGACTTGCCAAGGTTTTGGCGGACCACCTTGCGTCCCGATTTGATGTAACGTTTTTCACAATGGCGGATTTGGGCGCAGAGTTTTACGCGAACCTGTCCGAGAACGTGGCATCTGCGGTTGTCGATGGCAAATTCGACAAAGCCATCCTGGTTTGTGGCACAGGTATCGGTGTCTGTATCGCAGCGAACAAGGTGCCCGGCATACGTGCGGCTCAGACCCACGACACCTACTCGGCAGGCAAGGCTGCGACCTCCAACAATGCCCAAATCATCACGATGGGTGCGCGTGTGATCGGCGCAGAATTGGCCAAGGAAATCGTGGATACGTTCCTGTCCAAATCGTTCGACGAAGCAGGCTCGAGCGCCAGCAATGTCAAAGCGATCAATGACATGGATGCGAAATTCAACGCCCGTAGCTGA
- a CDS encoding acyl-CoA synthetase, protein MNPSIYDTALDMNAANYAALTPLSFVERTAAIYPEYTAVVYGDVRRTWGETYARICKFASALSKRGITKNDTVSVISANLPEMFEAHFAVPMAGAVLNTINTRLDAEAIAFILAHAEAKVLLVDPEFSEVAERALHMSGLEDVLVIDIEDSTFDGGKRVGSKTYADLLAEGDADFVWTPPASEWDAISLNYTSGTTGNPKGVVYHHRGAALNALSNITTWGMAQHSRYLWTLPMFHCNGWCFPWTIAANAGVCVCLRAVRAEPIFQLIRDEKVTHFCGAPIVLNMLANSPDELKDFSHEVKVMTAGASPPAAVIAKMEAMGVEVTHVYGLTETYGPSVVCAWKDVWNGESADRKATLKARQGVKNVALDGLMVADPETLEPVPSDGKTMGEIFMRGNNVMKGYLKNPSATQKSFNGGWFASGDLGVMHPDGYIELKDRSKDIIISGGENISSIEVEDVLYKHPAVMEAAVVAKPDEKWGETPCAFVDLKPNSEATAEDIIEYCRQNMARFKVPKTVIFGPLPKTSTGKIQKFVLRDRAKTEG, encoded by the coding sequence ATGAACCCGAGCATCTATGACACCGCGCTCGATATGAACGCGGCGAATTATGCGGCGCTGACACCGCTGAGTTTTGTCGAGCGGACAGCCGCGATTTACCCCGAATATACGGCCGTGGTTTACGGCGACGTGCGCCGGACTTGGGGCGAGACCTATGCGCGGATTTGCAAATTCGCTTCTGCCCTGTCCAAGCGCGGGATCACCAAGAACGACACCGTTTCGGTCATTTCGGCAAACCTTCCCGAGATGTTCGAAGCGCATTTCGCAGTCCCCATGGCGGGGGCGGTTCTCAACACGATCAACACCCGTCTCGACGCCGAAGCGATTGCATTTATCCTCGCCCATGCGGAAGCAAAGGTCTTGCTCGTCGATCCCGAATTTTCCGAAGTTGCGGAACGCGCGCTCCACATGAGCGGGCTGGAAGATGTGCTTGTGATCGACATCGAAGACAGCACGTTCGACGGCGGGAAACGCGTCGGGTCAAAGACCTATGCCGATCTGCTCGCCGAAGGCGATGCCGACTTTGTTTGGACCCCGCCTGCCAGCGAATGGGACGCCATCAGCCTCAACTATACCTCGGGGACCACGGGCAACCCCAAGGGGGTGGTTTACCACCACCGTGGCGCCGCGCTGAATGCGCTCTCGAACATCACGACATGGGGCATGGCGCAGCATTCTCGCTATCTCTGGACCTTGCCCATGTTCCATTGCAACGGCTGGTGTTTTCCTTGGACCATTGCCGCAAATGCGGGCGTCTGCGTCTGTCTGAGGGCGGTGCGTGCAGAGCCGATCTTCCAACTGATCCGCGATGAAAAGGTAACCCATTTCTGCGGCGCGCCGATCGTGCTCAATATGCTTGCCAACTCGCCCGACGAACTCAAGGACTTCAGTCACGAAGTGAAGGTCATGACGGCGGGCGCCTCCCCGCCTGCTGCGGTGATCGCAAAGATGGAAGCCATGGGGGTCGAAGTCACCCACGTCTATGGCCTTACGGAAACTTATGGTCCTTCTGTGGTTTGTGCATGGAAAGACGTCTGGAACGGCGAAAGCGCCGATCGCAAGGCGACGCTCAAGGCGCGCCAAGGGGTCAAAAACGTGGCGCTTGACGGTCTAATGGTTGCGGACCCCGAAACGCTCGAACCTGTCCCTTCGGACGGCAAAACCATGGGCGAGATTTTCATGCGCGGCAACAACGTGATGAAAGGCTATCTCAAGAATCCTTCTGCCACCCAGAAATCGTTCAACGGCGGCTGGTTCGCCTCGGGTGACTTGGGCGTCATGCACCCCGACGGCTATATCGAGCTCAAGGACCGCTCGAAGGACATCATCATTTCAGGCGGCGAAAACATCTCGTCGATCGAGGTCGAGGATGTGCTCTATAAACACCCCGCCGTGATGGAAGCCGCAGTTGTTGCAAAGCCCGACGAAAAATGGGGCGAGACCCCTTGCGCCTTTGTCGATCTCAAACCGAACTCCGAGGCAACGGCCGAAGACATCATCGAATACTGCCGCCAGAATATGGCGCGTTTCAAGGTGCCCAAGACCGTGATCTTCGGACCCTTGCCCAAGACCTCGACAGGCAAGATCCAGAAATTTGTGCTTCGGGATCGTGCCAAGACCGAAGGGTAA
- a CDS encoding TetR-like C-terminal domain-containing protein yields the protein MPTPTHTRRMALRDKLILIAEARIVLGGPEALRARELAKDAGCAVGAIYNSVKDMGELVHAVNERTFVKLISTIAECNDVDALEELTNMAKAYHRFVQSNRSLWRVLFTTPDPAYKDWYQAIFDQLQTHFETTLERIQPNMDAQKRSQLARATFAAIHGIVLLNYDEALSGMPPGQVDRLLVLTVKQLASK from the coding sequence TTGCCGACACCGACCCATACCCGCCGCATGGCTCTTCGAGACAAGCTTATTCTTATTGCCGAAGCCCGTATCGTTTTGGGCGGCCCCGAGGCGCTGCGCGCAAGAGAACTGGCCAAGGATGCAGGCTGCGCGGTCGGCGCGATCTATAACTCGGTCAAGGATATGGGTGAACTTGTTCACGCCGTGAACGAGCGGACTTTCGTCAAACTCATCAGCACGATTGCCGAATGCAACGATGTGGATGCTCTTGAAGAGCTCACCAATATGGCCAAGGCCTATCATCGGTTTGTCCAGAGCAATAGAAGCCTTTGGCGCGTTCTCTTCACCACACCCGATCCGGCCTACAAGGATTGGTATCAGGCGATCTTCGACCAACTCCAGACACATTTCGAGACGACCCTCGAACGTATCCAGCCGAATATGGATGCCCAGAAACGGTCCCAACTGGCGCGCGCGACCTTTGCGGCGATCCATGGAATCGTGCTCTTGAACTATGACGAAGCCCTATCGGGTATGCCCCCCGGACAGGTGGACCGCTTGCTCGTCCTCACCGTCAAGCAACTGGCCAGCAAATAG
- a CDS encoding TCR/Tet family MFS transporter yields MNKRLPVTFILITMLLDSMGVGLIFPVMPDLIREVHGGDISNAAIWGGVLATVFAAMQFLFGPLLGSISDRFGRRPVLLLALGAMAIDYLVMAQAWTIWLLLLGRMIGGITAATHATATAYMADISKPEDKAANFGLIGAAFGMGFVLGPLLGGLLGQWGTRAPFYAAALLAILNFGLGYFALPETVTDRIRRPFSFKRANPIGALMSVGHLPGLKLLLSISFVYGIAFFVYPAIWAYFAALQFGWSPAMIGVSLASFGVSMAIVQAVLMRPILRLMGERNAVIGGLLLDAVVFAALGFVESGTLALIMIPITALGSVVGPALQAIMSRTARDDQQGELQGTLASINAVGMIIAPFILTQIFWYFTSDLTPMYLPGAPFILSAALVLICALLFLRHPYEKLEAENR; encoded by the coding sequence ATGAACAAGCGCCTGCCTGTTACCTTTATTCTGATCACGATGTTGCTCGACTCGATGGGTGTGGGGCTGATCTTCCCTGTGATGCCTGACCTGATCCGCGAGGTACATGGCGGCGACATCAGCAACGCCGCGATTTGGGGCGGTGTTTTGGCCACGGTCTTTGCCGCGATGCAGTTCCTTTTCGGCCCTCTGCTCGGTTCTATCTCGGACCGCTTCGGACGGCGCCCTGTCCTGCTCTTGGCGCTTGGGGCGATGGCAATCGATTATCTCGTGATGGCACAGGCTTGGACCATCTGGCTCCTACTTTTGGGCCGCATGATCGGCGGCATCACCGCGGCCACACATGCCACCGCGACAGCCTATATGGCCGACATCTCGAAACCCGAGGACAAGGCAGCGAATTTCGGGCTTATCGGCGCAGCCTTCGGGATGGGATTTGTTCTCGGACCACTGCTCGGCGGATTGCTTGGACAATGGGGGACAAGAGCGCCGTTTTACGCCGCCGCACTTCTGGCCATCCTCAATTTCGGCTTGGGCTACTTTGCGCTACCTGAAACCGTGACAGACCGCATTCGGCGTCCCTTCTCGTTCAAACGCGCCAATCCGATCGGCGCCTTGATGTCGGTCGGACATTTGCCCGGCCTCAAACTTCTTCTTTCGATTTCATTCGTCTACGGTATCGCCTTTTTCGTCTATCCTGCGATCTGGGCCTATTTTGCAGCGCTGCAATTCGGCTGGTCCCCCGCGATGATCGGCGTTTCGCTTGCCAGTTTCGGTGTGTCGATGGCGATCGTTCAAGCCGTCCTCATGCGGCCCATTCTCAGATTGATGGGGGAAAGGAATGCTGTCATCGGCGGTTTGCTTCTTGATGCTGTTGTCTTTGCGGCGCTCGGGTTTGTGGAAAGCGGAACCCTTGCGCTGATCATGATCCCGATCACCGCGCTCGGCTCCGTGGTCGGCCCCGCACTCCAAGCGATCATGTCCCGCACTGCGCGCGACGATCAGCAAGGCGAGCTTCAGGGGACTCTGGCCTCGATCAACGCAGTTGGCATGATTATTGCCCCATTCATCCTGACCCAAATCTTCTGGTATTTCACATCAGACTTGACACCAATGTACTTGCCCGGCGCACCGTTTATCCTTTCTGCTGCATTGGTCCTGATCTGTGCGCTCTTGTTTCTCCGCCACCCCTACGAGAAACTCGAGGCAGAAAATCGCTGA
- a CDS encoding lyase family protein, with translation MAASLFDSAIYRDLMLDREFGALFTDSAEVRALMIVEGALAKAQGEVGLIPEESAKAIHRASLELQIDPAGLSPETGNNAVVIPALVSAFRSLMQAPEHAQWLHYGATSQDIIDTGQALRLRQMLVLAEERLKKIIKALGTLADQHAETPMAGRTYGQVATPTSFGAMAASWGVPLANLLEELPALRSRVLKVSLGGAAGTLSALEDKGAATRSALAKGLGLADTGESWHAMRDGVAALAAWMTQVTAQTAKMGEDLTLMTQSGISEVILPSAGGSSTMPQKQNPVMPSVLVAIARTMVGLNSVVQGAAIHRQQRDGAAWISEWMTLPQMCMAFGRALAIAGDLAEGMTPRVETLAAHIDDGTGLIYAEALSFRLAKTMPRPEAQAAVKALCKEVIAGEGSLADLAPRMWPQADLVGVFAPESQLGLAPMEARQFAERAKALTH, from the coding sequence ATGGCTGCTTCACTCTTTGACAGTGCGATTTACCGCGACCTCATGCTCGACAGAGAGTTCGGTGCCCTTTTCACGGATAGCGCCGAAGTGCGGGCCCTGATGATCGTCGAGGGAGCGCTCGCCAAGGCGCAAGGCGAAGTCGGCCTTATCCCCGAGGAAAGCGCAAAGGCGATCCACCGCGCCTCGCTCGAGCTTCAGATCGACCCGGCGGGGCTTTCGCCCGAAACGGGGAACAACGCGGTCGTGATCCCCGCTCTCGTTTCGGCCTTCCGCTCGCTGATGCAAGCGCCCGAACATGCCCAATGGCTTCACTATGGTGCCACGTCACAGGACATTATCGACACTGGCCAAGCACTTCGGCTGCGCCAAATGCTGGTCCTAGCCGAGGAGCGACTCAAGAAAATCATAAAAGCGTTGGGCACATTGGCGGACCAACATGCCGAAACCCCGATGGCGGGGCGCACCTATGGCCAAGTGGCGACGCCGACCTCGTTCGGCGCCATGGCCGCAAGTTGGGGTGTCCCCCTCGCCAACCTGCTCGAAGAGCTTCCTGCACTTCGCTCGCGCGTTCTCAAGGTGAGCCTCGGCGGTGCCGCAGGCACGCTGTCCGCTCTCGAGGACAAAGGCGCGGCAACCCGCTCAGCGCTGGCCAAAGGACTCGGCCTTGCCGATACGGGCGAAAGCTGGCACGCGATGCGCGATGGTGTCGCCGCCCTTGCTGCTTGGATGACACAAGTCACCGCACAAACCGCCAAAATGGGCGAGGATCTCACCTTGATGACCCAATCGGGCATTTCCGAGGTGATCCTTCCTTCGGCGGGTGGCTCTTCAACCATGCCGCAGAAGCAAAATCCCGTCATGCCGTCCGTGCTCGTGGCGATCGCGCGCACGATGGTCGGGCTCAACTCTGTGGTTCAAGGCGCAGCGATCCACCGACAGCAACGCGACGGCGCGGCCTGGATTTCAGAATGGATGACACTGCCGCAAATGTGTATGGCCTTTGGCCGTGCTCTCGCCATTGCGGGTGACCTTGCCGAAGGCATGACGCCACGCGTCGAAACGCTTGCGGCGCATATCGACGATGGAACCGGCCTTATCTATGCCGAAGCGCTGTCTTTCCGTTTGGCCAAAACGATGCCGCGCCCCGAGGCACAAGCCGCCGTCAAAGCGCTGTGCAAAGAGGTGATCGCGGGGGAAGGTTCCCTTGCCGATCTCGCGCCTCGTATGTGGCCCCAGGCGGACCTTGTCGGGGTTTTCGCTCCCGAAAGCCAGCTTGGGCTTGCCCCGATGGAAGCGCGTCAATTCGCAGAGCGTGCAAAAGCACTTACGCACTAG
- a CDS encoding alpha/beta fold hydrolase, which yields MSEIILVHGSCHGAWCWRDVIPELEALGHDVTAIDLPSHGDDTTPVETVTLDLYAEAIVKAIKGKAVLVGHSMGGYPITAAAELAPEKVERLIYLCAYVPREGMGLADMRRAAPRQPLLEAVVVDEARISFTVNPEMAVEKFYHDVAPETAAWAISNLCPQAILPQETALELRNSPSIARNYIRCLYDGAIPTEFQFTMTEGWPDGTVVDMATSHSPFFSDPKGVAAHIHSFTKG from the coding sequence ATGTCTGAGATCATTCTTGTTCACGGGTCCTGCCACGGAGCGTGGTGCTGGCGCGATGTGATCCCCGAGCTCGAGGCGCTCGGACACGATGTCACCGCCATCGACCTACCCTCGCACGGCGATGACACGACTCCGGTCGAGACCGTAACGCTGGATCTCTATGCCGAAGCGATCGTCAAAGCGATCAAGGGCAAGGCAGTGCTGGTGGGGCATTCGATGGGCGGCTATCCGATCACTGCAGCCGCCGAGCTTGCCCCCGAAAAGGTTGAGCGGCTGATCTATCTTTGCGCCTATGTCCCTCGCGAGGGAATGGGCCTTGCCGACATGCGCCGCGCCGCGCCGCGACAACCGCTCCTCGAAGCGGTCGTTGTGGACGAAGCCCGTATCAGCTTTACGGTCAACCCCGAGATGGCGGTGGAAAAATTCTATCACGACGTCGCCCCTGAAACGGCGGCTTGGGCAATCTCCAACCTCTGCCCGCAAGCGATCCTTCCGCAAGAAACCGCTCTGGAACTTCGGAACAGTCCGAGCATCGCACGCAATTATATCCGCTGTTTGTACGACGGGGCGATCCCGACCGAGTTTCAATTCACGATGACAGAAGGCTGGCCCGACGGGACCGTGGTCGATATGGCGACCTCCCATTCGCCGTTCTTCTCCGATCCCAAAGGGGTCGCGGCTCATATTCACAGCTTTACGAAAGGCTAG
- the pcaD gene encoding 3-oxoadipate enol-lactonase: MREHHIKRGDVTLYAREDGNLDASAPTIVFANSLGTDMRLWDAILPLLPEGLRIVRMDKRGHGKSDCPPAPYTMGMLVSDAEAICDALNVRDALFVGLSIGGMIAQGLAVKRLDIIRSLVISNTAAKIGSPKLWQDRIDAVRTKGIESIADNVMERWFAKDFAKSEAVKPWRQLLVDTPVEGYTGCCAAISGTDFYTPTSGLRLPTLGIAGSEDGSTPPDLVRETVELIPGSQFKIIRKAGHLPCVEKPQEYADLLIEFMKATGHV; the protein is encoded by the coding sequence ATGCGCGAACACCATATAAAAAGAGGTGACGTCACTCTTTATGCACGAGAGGACGGAAACCTCGACGCTTCGGCACCGACCATCGTTTTTGCAAACTCGCTCGGGACGGACATGCGGCTTTGGGATGCGATACTTCCCCTGCTGCCAGAGGGATTGCGAATTGTGCGGATGGACAAGCGCGGCCACGGCAAATCGGACTGCCCGCCCGCCCCTTATACGATGGGAATGCTCGTCAGCGATGCCGAAGCGATTTGCGACGCGCTCAACGTCCGCGATGCGCTTTTCGTCGGACTTTCGATCGGCGGCATGATCGCGCAGGGCCTTGCGGTCAAGCGGCTCGACATCATCAGATCGCTTGTCATTTCGAACACCGCCGCAAAGATCGGAAGCCCCAAACTTTGGCAGGACCGTATCGACGCCGTTCGCACCAAGGGTATTGAATCGATTGCCGATAATGTCATGGAGCGCTGGTTCGCAAAGGACTTTGCCAAGAGCGAAGCGGTCAAACCCTGGCGTCAGCTTCTGGTCGACACCCCCGTAGAAGGCTACACAGGCTGCTGCGCTGCAATTTCAGGAACGGATTTCTATACGCCCACGTCCGGACTTCGGCTCCCCACCCTCGGGATTGCAGGATCGGAAGACGGATCGACTCCGCCCGATCTCGTGCGCGAGACAGTCGAACTCATTCCCGGGTCCCAGTTCAAAATCATCCGCAAAGCGGGGCATCTCCCTTGCGTCGAGAAACCGCAGGAATACGCCGATCTTCTGATCGAATTCATGAAGGCAACGGGCCATGTCTGA
- a CDS encoding alpha/beta hydrolase produces the protein MATFQTRDGVCLHYTETGQGLPVLAIPGLTRNSTDFNHVAPHLEGIRLIRIDLRGRGLSEWAPPETYTVVQEATDVLDLLDHLGLEKTAVLGTSRGGLIAMYMAFAHKDRLSGALLNDIGPKIEASGLRIISSYVGKNPAQQTYDEAAEARAKLWKGFRNVPMSRWRAEVEQHYRETPNGLVARYDPRLGESFSQDFDGEVPTAWPLFDALDGLPTALLRGETSDILSRETAEEMKARRPDLIYGEVEGRGHVPFLDEPQSLEVIDDWIEALHRTSRAS, from the coding sequence ATGGCCACCTTCCAGACACGCGACGGCGTTTGTCTCCATTACACCGAAACGGGCCAAGGGCTGCCGGTTCTGGCTATTCCGGGACTGACGCGAAACTCGACCGACTTCAATCATGTCGCCCCGCATCTCGAAGGAATTCGACTGATACGGATCGACCTCAGAGGGCGCGGGCTCTCGGAATGGGCACCCCCCGAGACCTATACCGTGGTGCAGGAAGCCACTGACGTCCTCGACCTTTTGGACCACCTCGGGCTTGAAAAAACCGCCGTTTTGGGAACATCGCGTGGCGGTCTGATCGCCATGTATATGGCTTTTGCCCACAAAGACCGCCTGTCGGGCGCGTTGCTCAACGATATAGGCCCCAAGATCGAGGCGAGCGGCCTTCGGATCATCAGCAGCTATGTCGGCAAAAATCCCGCACAGCAAACCTATGACGAAGCTGCGGAAGCGCGTGCAAAACTCTGGAAGGGGTTTCGAAACGTTCCGATGTCGCGCTGGCGCGCTGAAGTCGAGCAGCATTACCGCGAGACACCGAACGGGCTCGTCGCTCGGTATGATCCGCGACTTGGCGAGAGCTTTAGTCAGGACTTCGACGGCGAGGTGCCGACCGCTTGGCCGCTTTTCGACGCTCTGGACGGACTTCCAACGGCACTTTTGCGCGGAGAAACCTCGGATATCCTCTCGAGAGAAACGGCCGAAGAGATGAAGGCCCGTCGCCCTGATCTGATCTATGGAGAGGTCGAAGGACGTGGCCATGTGCCGTTCCTCGACGAACCCCAATCGCTTGAAGTGATCGATGACTGGATCGAAGCGTTACATAGAACCAGTCGTGCTTCCTGA
- a CDS encoding haloacid dehalogenase type II produces MSITTCVFDAYGTIFDVNSAARRAAERPEQNALTHVWPRLAADWRMKQLQYTWLRAITGHHTDFWQVTKDGLDWAMEAQGIEDPILRETLLALYWELEAFPEVPQMLSDLKDRGMTCAILSNGSPDMLEGVVEFAGIQGLLDSVISVESVGIFKPSAKVYDLVPETLGCAANEVLFVSSNGWDIAGASAYGFKTVWVNRVGEPIDRLFANPHHVLSDLTTLAELI; encoded by the coding sequence ATGAGCATCACGACATGCGTCTTTGACGCATACGGCACGATTTTCGACGTGAACTCGGCGGCGCGCCGTGCAGCAGAGCGCCCCGAGCAAAATGCGCTTACCCATGTTTGGCCGCGTCTTGCCGCCGACTGGCGTATGAAGCAGCTCCAATACACGTGGCTTCGCGCGATCACGGGACATCACACCGATTTCTGGCAAGTGACCAAAGACGGTCTTGACTGGGCAATGGAGGCCCAAGGCATTGAGGATCCTATTTTGCGCGAAACACTTTTGGCTCTCTATTGGGAGCTCGAAGCCTTTCCCGAAGTTCCGCAAATGCTGAGCGATCTCAAAGATCGTGGAATGACCTGTGCGATCTTGTCGAACGGGTCGCCCGACATGCTTGAAGGTGTGGTCGAGTTCGCAGGGATCCAAGGCCTTCTTGACTCGGTGATCTCGGTGGAGTCCGTCGGGATCTTCAAACCGTCGGCCAAGGTTTATGACCTTGTCCCCGAGACACTGGGATGCGCCGCAAACGAGGTGCTTTTTGTCTCGTCGAATGGATGGGACATTGCGGGGGCCTCGGCTTATGGTTTCAAGACCGTTTGGGTCAACCGTGTCGGCGAACCGATCGATCGGCTCTTTGCAAATCCGCACCACGTCCTTTCCGATCTGACGACCTTAGCGGAGCTTATCTGA
- a CDS encoding peptidylprolyl isomerase encodes MTQVKAGDTVRIHYTGTLVSGETFDSSEGREPLEFVVGSGQIIPGLDKAIPGMAVGDKKVVEVPCLEAYGESREEARQAIPRAEIPAHIPVEPGTQLQMQSPDGQIVPVVVVSSNDVEVVLDANHPLAGKDLTFAIELVEIKAA; translated from the coding sequence ATGACCCAAGTCAAAGCGGGCGATACAGTACGCATTCATTACACAGGAACTCTTGTGTCGGGCGAAACATTCGACAGCTCGGAAGGTCGCGAGCCTCTCGAATTCGTCGTCGGCTCCGGGCAGATTATTCCCGGTCTCGATAAAGCCATTCCGGGTATGGCTGTCGGCGACAAAAAGGTTGTCGAGGTGCCTTGCCTTGAAGCATACGGCGAGAGCCGCGAAGAGGCCCGTCAGGCGATTCCGCGCGCGGAAATCCCCGCCCATATTCCGGTCGAGCCCGGGACACAGCTTCAGATGCAATCGCCTGATGGCCAAATTGTGCCCGTCGTGGTCGTGTCTTCGAATGATGTCGAAGTCGTGCTGGATGCCAATCACCCGCTGGCAGGCAAAGACCTGACCTTTGCAATCGAACTGGTCGAGATCAAAGCAGCCTGA
- a CDS encoding site-2 protease family protein, translating to MLELVVAAALCIATAKALRGGWALAQLPKLDSKVLFLAVISIVAAVLVFGPVFGVLIIIAVIIHELGHVMAYRVCGHDDARFRLIPLLGGVAISNRAPKTQTDDFFITLMGPAIGLAPMVLAFALSYVLSDVAPVVAVMLSAFGMTVAALNAFNLLPLYPLDGGRMIRLATSSLWPAAELFVAGGMVALLVLLAVVMKSLIIGLIALMGFQSIRAEAQRRRKPQPMKKATALLALAAHIFTLAAFILGALPIITAWGSSIRLL from the coding sequence ATGCTCGAGCTTGTGGTCGCGGCCGCTCTTTGCATCGCAACAGCCAAAGCACTTCGTGGCGGTTGGGCTTTGGCCCAGCTGCCCAAACTCGACAGCAAGGTCCTTTTTCTTGCCGTTATTTCGATCGTGGCGGCTGTGCTGGTCTTTGGGCCGGTATTCGGCGTTCTGATCATCATCGCCGTGATCATCCACGAACTGGGCCATGTCATGGCCTATCGGGTTTGCGGCCACGACGATGCCCGCTTCAGGTTGATCCCGCTCTTGGGCGGTGTGGCAATCTCGAACCGCGCTCCAAAGACCCAAACGGATGACTTCTTCATTACTCTGATGGGGCCCGCAATCGGTTTGGCTCCGATGGTCCTCGCTTTTGCCCTCTCTTATGTGTTGTCGGATGTCGCCCCCGTCGTCGCCGTCATGCTCAGCGCCTTTGGAATGACGGTCGCAGCGCTCAATGCTTTTAACCTGCTTCCGCTTTATCCTTTGGATGGGGGGCGCATGATCCGTCTCGCCACATCGAGCCTCTGGCCTGCAGCCGAGCTTTTTGTAGCCGGCGGAATGGTTGCTTTGCTCGTGCTTTTGGCTGTGGTGATGAAATCGCTGATCATCGGTTTGATCGCACTTATGGGGTTCCAGTCGATCCGCGCCGAAGCCCAGCGCCGCCGCAAGCCCCAGCCCATGAAAAAGGCGACAGCGCTGCTCGCGCTTGCCGCCCATATCTTTACCCTTGCTGCGTTTATTCTCGGCGCTTTGCCGATCATCACGGCATGGGGCAGCTCGATCAGGCTGCTTTGA